A portion of the Bradysia coprophila strain Holo2 unplaced genomic scaffold, BU_Bcop_v1 contig_297, whole genome shotgun sequence genome contains these proteins:
- the LOC119078504 gene encoding uncharacterized protein LOC119078504, which yields MPKLKNKSYAKKIKEKAVSMRKVRNKLINEENSLDNSDNSASSTRNDIVDTTLMKKTVTEVDFKGYNHFYKIILGDFSQFSSEFKLPHHQCTAMAALALATATFKPVISWNSRDLNSILREGQTYYEKCILYQFDLNSKYNDTFLEAIHLLPNVELSLRKIDMFVNLTECRGGRLVKDFFVDAVHNFESCQFTYGIITCKEQSYGLIRLQNVDGSSHYAFFDSHGRTLNGNSNGSKSAIIFFENATHFINFFLKENQSILQSNIVKNNEDAVKVILVPLHFIDMTENESNNSLYQPTLSNALKVISGSFAQNDIRFNKNSRNKQCTANSVLFLAFITILKHKISSVDLDSILMIGDQIYAVSYNEAVKVRSQKPTLTKSQITNPHLAADEIEKQIFVDIDRFKLKKFKLSSQPLSDKEYSGNFNKFAKVYIERFFKDYDSGIFICSSLSIALHRMCGEYVVFDPHARSAKGLPQNDGTSNIFFFPNIKSLYEYLRRSGGYDINHEFTLTPFIIEHGYKVQNSHISTESDYVTNTRITLKRKSTENSNDQLIKRIKLSNKTREHNKCRIQKYRLNMSVTEKEETKKKNSDQKKQKRVKNNMKIPYEWPSPIDQTIKKKCLENFLDKMSKKEILQKTCSICNRVGFNKDFKQVKFSDIKNRELLQSNQQLPHIPGLQVLSKEIKQTNEKNEEAPEKYATYGIQENIFNSIPGVIICKESSDTTVINKKLSTYKESVYMKNLLQGKNTNDNTEIKNKDFTYFCYKNTILYKTGIDLKNCSMTDDSLCNICSKCITSLNRKIPTTPDFSPANDSFIGDVPEVLQNLTIPEEQLISLYRHNKCIIKIQARTYDASTKQSKISGNVIVFEQNISSIAKTLPFTEDSLCDSIKIIFVGSNPPSKKWLIENNPLYKDIKLSEKNLNSLPNDDIPDSLWITMDSSTNVHASNSCRSGYANENLDNTESMNDSKFNTINHESDSNETDEIGETLISLSSSALIDVDGIDTSTGDIQDHILNNTFPEKQVNTTDNTYYMIPRSEKLVNQYDNHLLLLGLFPTLFPYGLGGPDNPDRKNKTSYKMHIQYLLSYQDKRFERHHSFIFVVFNILQRRNACYTAKLMMNQPYSQSYAQQISNVKSTDVEEALKIISEKNKNTTFKVNPDVNRLVKQVKAVGGNVQGSVQARSKLRVNLHSLIYNKGLPHIFLTINPADTCNPISLYICGVDIDFENVFNKFPSGYVRSQITASHPVSTATFFNYLIENIISALIMGGVLGPMDSYFGPVESQGRGSLHVHMLLWLLHKLRPKDMMEKIADPEFRKKFNKILGRYC from the exons atgcCGAAACTTAAGAACAAATCATATGctaaaaaaattaaggaaaaagcAGTAtcgatgaggaaagtacgtaATAAGTTGatcaatgaagaaaattctttagatAATTCCGATAATTCAGCAAGCTCCACCCGTAATGACATCGTAGACACCACCTTGATGAAAAAAACAGTAACAGAAGTCGATTTCAAAGGATATAACcacttttataaaattattctTGGCGACTTTTCTCAATTCTCAAGCGAATTTAAGTTGCCCCATCACCAATGTACTGCAATGGCAGCGTTAGCGTTAGCAACTGCTACTTTTAAACCCGTTATTTCTTGGAATTCTCGTGATCTTAATAGCATACTTCGTGAAGGTCAAACCTATTACGAAAAATGTATCTTAtatcaatttgatttaaattcgAAATATAACGATACATTTTTAGAAGCAATACATTTACTTCCAAATGTAGAACTTTCtttaagaaaaatcgatatgtttgttaatttaactgagtgTCGCGGGGGACGACtggtaaaagattttttcgtTGATGCTGTTCACAATTTCGAATCATGTCAATTTACATATGGAATAATTACATGTAAAGAACAATCGTATGGATTGATAAGATTACAAAATGTAGATGGCTCTTCACATTATGCATTTTTTGATTCTCATGGTCGTACATTGAATGGTAACAGTAATGGGTCAAAATCAGCAATTATATTCTTTGAAAATGCAAcacatttcatcaatttttttttaaaagaaaatcagtCAATTTTACAATCAAATATTGTCAAAAATAATGAAGATGCTGTAAAAGTAATTTTAGTACCATTGCATTTTATTGATATGACTGAAAACGAAAGCAATAATTCATTATATCAACCAACACTATCCAATGCATTGAAAGTTATTTCAGGAAGTTTCGCTCAAAATGATATTCGTTTTAATAAGAATTCACGGAACAAACAATGTACCGcaaattctgttttgtttttagcttttatcacaattttgaaacataaaatcaGCAGCGTTGACCTTGATTCAATTCTGATGATAGGAGATCAAATTTACGCAGTTTCCTATAATGAAGCTGTTAAAGTTAGATCACAAAAACCAACATTAACGAAATCACAAATAACAAATCCACACTTAGCTGctgatgaaattgaaaaacaaatttttgtggacatTGATCGCTTCAagctaaaaaaatttaaactttcttCCCAACCATTATCTGATAAGGAATattctgggaattttaataaatttgcaaaagtaTACATAGAAAGATTTTTCAAAGATTATGACAGCGGAATATTTATCTGTTCCTCATTATCTATAGCACTTCATAGGATGTGTGGTGAATATGTCGTATTTGATCCACATGCACGATCTGCAAAAGGACTTCCACAAAATGATGGAACatctaacattttcttctttccgAATATAAAGTCACTGTATGAATATTTACGTCGCTCTGGTGGTTACGATATTAATCATGAATTTACTTTGACTCCTTTTATTATTGAACATGGATACAAGGTTCAAAATTCACATATTTCTACAGAATCAGATTACGTCACGAATACACGAATTAcactaaaaagaaaatcaacagaaaattcCAATGATCAACTTATAAAGCGTATCAAATTATCTAATAAAACCAGGGAACATAATAAATGTAGAATACAAAAATATCGTTTAAATATGTCCGTAACGGAAAAAGaggaaactaaaaaaaaaaattctgaccaaaaaaaacaaaaacgagtaaaaaataatatgaaaattcctTACGAATGGCCATCGCCAATAGATCAaactattaagaaaaaatgtttagaaaattttcttgataaaatgtctaaaaaagaaatcttacAGAAAACATGTAGCATTTGCAACAGAGTAGGATTCAATAAGGATTTCAAGCAAGTTAAATTCTCAGATATAAAAAACAGGGAATTACTACAATCGAACCAACAATTACCACATATTCCAGGTCTTCAAGTCTTGTCCAAAGAAATAaagcaaacaaatgaaaaaaatgaggAAGCGCCAGAAAAATATGCTACTTACGGCatacaagaaaacattttcaatagtATTCCAGGCGTAATTATATGTAAAGAATCTAGTGATACAACAGTAATAAACAAAAAGCTTTCTACCTATAAAGAATCAGTATATATGAAGAATTTATTACAAGGTAAAAATACCAATGACAATActgaaatcaaaaacaaagacttcacttatttttgctataaaaataCAATACTATACAAAACTGGaatagatttaaaaaattgttccatgACCGACGATAGCTTATGtaatatttgttcaaaatgtaTTACTtctttaaatagaaaaataccAACAACTCCAGATTTTTCGCCAGCAAATGATTCGTTCATAGGGGATGTTCCAGAAGTATTACAAAATCTAACTATTCCAGAAGAACAGTTAATATCATTATATCGTCATAACAAGTGTATTATTAAAATTCAAGCTAGAACGTATGATGCATCCACAAAACAATCTAAAATTAGTGGAAACGTAAtagtttttgaacaaaatataagTAGTATAGCTAAAACTCTTCCCTTTACTGAAGACAGTCTTTGTGAtagtataaaaataatttttgttgggtcAAATCCTCcatccaaaa aatggttgattgaaaataacCCATTGTATAAAGACATTAAactttccgaaaaaaatttaaacagtCTTCCAAATGATGATATACCTGACTCTCTATGGATCACAATGGATTCGAGTACAAACGTACATGCTTCTAATTCATGCCGTTCTGGATATGCTAACGAAAATTTAGATAACACTGAATCTATGAATGACTCTAAATTTAATACAATAAATCATGAATCAGATTCTAATGAAACTGATGAGATTGGAGAAACATTGATTTCATTAAGTAGTAGCGCTCTAATTGATGTTGATGGTATAGACACATCGACTGGAGATATTCAAGAtcatattttgaataatacttttccagaaaaacaAGTTAACACGACAGACAATACCTACTATATGATTCCTCGCAGTGAAAAGCTCGTTAACCAATATGATAACCATTTATTACTGTTAGGATTGTTTCCAACTTTGTTTCCCTACGGATTAGGAGGGCCAGATAATCCAGatagaaaaaacaaaacctCTTATAAAATGCACATACAGTATTTACTCAGCTATCAAGATAAGAGATTTGAGCGGCACcacagttttatttttgttgtttttaatatATTACAACGCCGTAATGCATGTTATACTGCAAAACTCATGATGAATCAACCATATTCACAATCTTACGCGCAACAAATATCCAATGTAAAATCAACTGATGTAGAGGAAgcactaaaaataatttcagagaaaaacaaaaatactaCTTTCAAAGTAAATCCAGATGTAAATAGGCTAGTAAAACAAGTAAAGGCTGTAGGTGGAAATGTACAAGGAAGCGTTCAAGCACGCTCAAAATTACGAGTCAATTtacattcattgatatatAACAAGGGCCTAcctcatatttttttaacaataaacCCTGCAGACACCTGCAATCCCATATCACTCTATATTTGTGGTGTAGACATTgactttgaaaatgtttttaataaatttccatCTGGATATGTTAGATCGCAAATAACTGCATCACACCCAGTATCAACagcaactttttttaattacttaattgaaaatataatatcTGCATTGATTATGGGCGGCGTTCTTGGACCAATGGATTCGTACTTTGGACCTGTAGAAAGTCAAGGAAGGGGAAGCCTTCATGTACACATGCTCCTTTGGCTCTTACATAAGCTAAGACCAAAAGATATGATGGAAAAGATAGCAGACCcagaatttcgaaaaaaatttaataaaatacttGGAAGATATTGTTAA